CGACGGCGACGGCGAGGCCATCGTCGTCGGTTACCACCACTGGGGCGGCGGAGTCTTGGAGCGACTGCGCGGCATGTTCGCGTTCGCGTTGTGGGACACCGTCAGCGGCGAATTGTTCTGCGCCCGAGACCCCTTCGGCATCAAGCCGCTGTTCATGGCGACCGGCGCCGGCGGCACCGCGGTGGCGAGTGAGAAAAAGTGCCTGCTGGACCTGGTCGAGTTGGTGGGACTCGACATGGGGATCGACCATCGGGCCCTGCAGCACTACACCGTCCTGCAGTACGTGCCGGAACCCGAGACGCTGCACCGCGGGGTGCGCCGGCTCGAATCGGGCTGCTACGCGCGGGTCCGGCCTGGGCTCAAGCCGGAGATCACCCGCTACTTCGTGCCGCGCTTTGCCGCCACGCCAATCACCACCGACACCGAACAGACCCGCTACGACGAAATCACGGCGGTACTTGAGGATTCGGTCGCCAAGCACATGCGCGCCGACGTCACCGTCGGCTCGTTTCTGTCCGGGGGTATCGACTCGACGGCCATCGCGGCGCTGGCCATTCGGCACAACCCCCGACTGATCACGTTCACCACCGGTTTCGAACGCGAGGGATTCTCCGAGCTCGACGTGGCGGTGGCCTCGGCCGAGGCCATCGGCGCGCGCCATATCGCCAAGGTGGTCAGCGCGGAGGAGTTCGTTGCCGCATTGCCCGAAATCGTCTGGTATCTGGACGAGCCGGTCGCGGACCCGGCGCTGGTGCCACTGTTCTTCGTCGCCCGGGAGGCCCGCAAGCACGTCAAAGTCGTGTTGTCGGGCGAGGGCGCCGACGAGCTGTTCGGCGGCTACACGATCTATCGGGAACCGTTGTCGTTGAAGCCCTTCGAATACCTGCCCCGCCCATTGCGGCGGTCGATGGGCAAGGTGTCCAAGCCGCTGCCGGAGGGGATGCGCGGCAAAAGCCTGCTGCACCGCGGATCGATGACGCTCGAGGAGCGCTACTACGGCAATGCCCGCAGCTTCTCCGACGCGCAGCTGCGCGACGTGCTGCCCGGGTTCCGGCCCGACTGGACCCACACCGACGTCACCGCGCCGGTGTACGCCGAATCGACCGACTGGGACCCGGTGGCTCGGATGCAGCACCTCGACCTGTTCACCTGGCTGCGCGGCGACATCCTGGTCAAGGCCGACAAGATGACCATGGCCAACTCGCTTGAGCTGCGGGTGCCCTTTCTCGATCCCGAGGTGTTCGCCGTGGCCTCCCGGCTTCCGCTGGAGGCCAAGATCACCCGCACCACCACCAAATACGCGCTGCGGCGCGCGCTGGAGCCCATCGTGCCGGCACACGTGCTGCACCGGCCCAAGCTGGGTTTCCCGGTCCCGATCCGGCATTGGCTGCGCGCCGGCGAATTGCTGGAATGGGCCTATGGGATGGTGGCCTCGTCGCAGGCCAGTCAACTGGTCGACCTGATCGACCTCGCCGCGGTGCGACGGATGCTCGACGAGCATCGAAGTGGTGCCAGCGACCACAGCCGCCGATTGTGGACCATGCTGATCTTCATGCTGTGGCACGCGATCTTCGTCGAGCACAGCGTGGTGCCGCAGATCGTTGAGCCGCAGTATCCGGTCCAGTTATGACGGCGAGGAGACGCAAAGGCCCCCGAAAACCGCGGTTTTCGGGGGCCTTTGCGTCTCCTCGCGGGGGCTAAGCCAGCACGGCGCCGATCTCGGCGGCGGCGTCCTCGCCGTACGCGCCGGCTAGCCGGGTCACCGCGACCGTGTGGTCCCAGTCCCACTGCTGGGTTCCGGTCGACTCCAGCACCAGCACCGCAACGAGCGAGCCCAGCTGCGCCGAACGCTCCAGGCTCAGGCCAGCGCTGCGCCCGGTGAGGAATCCAGCCCGGAACGCGTCGCCGACGCCGGTGGGGTCGGTCTGGCTGATCTCGGGCACCACACCGACGTGGATCGTGGTGCCGTCAGGCTCCACCAGATCCACGCCCTTGGGACCCAGTGTGGTCACCCGCAGGCCGATCTGGGCCATTACGTCGGCCTCCGACCAGCCGGTCTTGGACAGCAGCAGGTCCCATTCGTAGTCGTTGGTGAACAAGTAAGAAGCGCCGTGGATAAGCTTGCGGATTTCCTCGCCGGAGAGCCGGGCCAACTGCTGGGACGGGTCAGCGGCGAAGGCCAGCCCGAGCGCGCGGCACTCCTCGGTGTGCAGGAACATCGCCTCGGGGTCGTTGGCGCCGATGATCACCAACTCGGGGGTGCCGATGGCCGACACCACGTCGGCGAGCTTGATGTTGCGGGCCTCCGACATGGCGCCCGGGTAGAACGACGCGATCTGGGCCATGTCGACGTCGGTGGTGCAGGTGAAACGTGCCGTGTGCGCCGTCTTGGAGATCAGCACGTTTTCACAGTTGACGCCGTGCTTTTGGAGCCAATCCCGATAGTCGGCGAAGTCATCCCCGGCCGCGCCCACCAACGCAACCTCACCGCCCAGCACGCCGATGGCAAAGGCCATGTTCCCTGCCACCCCCCCGCGGTGCACCACGAGGTCGTCGACCAGGAAGCTGAGCGACACCTTGTGCAGGTGTTCAGGCAGCAGCTGCTCGGAAAATCGGCCAGGAAACCGCATCAGGTGGTCCGTGGCAATAGAACCCGTTACCGCGATTGTCACTAAATCTCCGCCCTTCGTTCGTAAGGTCGTCTAGCCTACCCACGGATATCGGGCGTCATTGCAACCTCAGCCGCCGGCAGGTGGTGCGCTAGCCTGCCTAGAGAGCTAACTCCGTTGCCAGGATTGCATGCTTTGGCGGCAACCGCTCGTCGTCTGAAGTCCACAACCGTAGGAGAAACCACGATGGCCGGTCCGCACCCGTCGAACCACGCTGTCGGCACCGACGGTCCGCTGCCCTACCCGGACGACGCGGCGTCCCCGTCAGCCACCTACCCCGCCGCCTATCCCGGGCAGCTGCCGCCACCGGTGTCCTACCCCGAAAGGCGGCCCAAGCGCCTGCTGATCGGCACGCTGGTGGCCATCGCGCTGGTGGCCGCGATGACGGCGGCGATTGTGTACGGGGTCCGCACCAACGGGGCCAACACCGGGGCCACATTCTCAGAGGTATCAGCCAAGACCGCGATTCAGGGGTATCTGGACGCGCTCGAGCATCACGATATCGACACCATCGCTCGCAACGCGCTGTGCGGCATCTACGACGGCGTGCGCGACCGGAGGTCCGACCAGGCCCTGGCCAAGTTGAGCAGCGACGCGTTCCGCAAGCAGTTCTCACGGGCCGAGGTGACCTCGATCGACAAGATCGTGTACTTGTCGCAGTATCAGACCCAGGTGTTGTTCACCATGCAGGTGACACCCGCGACCGGCGGCCCGCCGAAGGGTCAGGTGCAAGGCATCGCGCAGGTGCTATTTCAGCGTGGCCAGATCTTGGTGTGCTCCTACGTGCTGCGCACCATCGGAGGACGATACTAAAATTTGCTCGACCTACCTGGTCAGTTGAACGAATCCCCGCACGCGCAGGAGCCGGTGGCGTTGGGGTTGTCAATGGTGAACCCCTGCTTCTCGATGGTGTCCACGAAGTCGATCGACGCGCCCTCGACGTAAGGCGCGCTCATCCGGTCCACGGTCAACGTCACGCCGCCGAACTCCGCGGTCAGGTCACCGTCCAGCGTCCGGTCGTCAAAGAAAAGGTTGTAGCGCAGCCCAGCGCATCCGCCCGGCTGGACCGCGATCCGCAGCGCCAGGTCGTCGCGTCCCTCCTGGTCCAGCAGGGACTTCGCCTTGGCGGCGGCGGCCTCGGTCAGGATCACGCCGTGGGTCTGGGTATTGGCGCTCGACTCGTTCTGCACCGTCATCGCGTCTCCTAGATGCATCATCGTTTGGATGGGTCTGCCCATTTTGATCAATCGGGGGCCAAATCCACCCGGGGAAAGCCCACTCCCTCAACGGTACCTTGCCGGACCGGTATTCCCGAGTCGGTCGGCCACCTGAGACGCCAGACCCATCAGCTGGTTGGCCGCGTCGGCCAGGGCCAGCCGCACCGAACCGGCGTATTCGGCGATGGATAGCGCGGACATAATGCCCGCTGCCCGGGTCGCGGACTTGTCCAGCGCGACCTGCCCGGCCAGCACTATCACCGGAATCCCCAGCGGCCGCGCCGCGGCCGCGATCTCGCCGACCACCTTTCCGTGCAGGGACTGCTCATCGAACCGGCCCTCGCCGGTGACGATCAGCTCCGCATCGGCAATGTCGTCGTCGAAATGGGTGTGCTCGGCGATGATTGCCGCCCCGGACTCGCACCGGCCGCCGAGGGCCAGCAGACCGGCCCCGATGCCGCCGGCGGCACCCGCACCCGGCTCGGCGCTTACGTCCCTTCCCGCGGCAGCGTCCAGTTCCATCGCCCAGGCCTCGAGGCGGACTTCGAGTCTTGCGACGGTCGCCGTGTCCGCGCCTTTCTGCGGTGCAAACACCCTGGCCGCGCCCCATGGCCCCAGCAACGGGTACTCGGTGTCCGAGGCGGCGATCAGCTCGACGTCGGCCAGCTTTCGGCGGGCAGCCTGCAAGCCGCCGAGCTCGGCGATCATTGCCTTCCCGCCGTCGGTACATGCGCTGCCGCCCAGCCCAACCACAATGCGCCTCGCGCCGGCCTGCAGCGCAGCGGCGATCAACTGGCCGACTCCCCTGCTATGGGCCGCCAGAGCCGTCTCCGGCGTGGGTGGGCCGCCGAGCAGCCCCAGACCGCACGCCTGGGCACACTCCAGATACGCCGTCGCCGACCCCGCATCGAACACCCACGCCGCGTTCACGACGGTGTCTAGCGGCCCGGATACCGGCAATCGCCGCAACCCC
This is a stretch of genomic DNA from Mycobacterium lacus. It encodes these proteins:
- a CDS encoding carbohydrate kinase family protein → MTIAVTGSIATDHLMRFPGRFSEQLLPEHLHKVSLSFLVDDLVVHRGGVAGNMAFAIGVLGGEVALVGAAGDDFADYRDWLQKHGVNCENVLISKTAHTARFTCTTDVDMAQIASFYPGAMSEARNIKLADVVSAIGTPELVIIGANDPEAMFLHTEECRALGLAFAADPSQQLARLSGEEIRKLIHGASYLFTNDYEWDLLLSKTGWSEADVMAQIGLRVTTLGPKGVDLVEPDGTTIHVGVVPEISQTDPTGVGDAFRAGFLTGRSAGLSLERSAQLGSLVAVLVLESTGTQQWDWDHTVAVTRLAGAYGEDAAAEIGAVLA
- a CDS encoding Rv0361 family membrane protein: MAGPHPSNHAVGTDGPLPYPDDAASPSATYPAAYPGQLPPPVSYPERRPKRLLIGTLVAIALVAAMTAAIVYGVRTNGANTGATFSEVSAKTAIQGYLDALEHHDIDTIARNALCGIYDGVRDRRSDQALAKLSSDAFRKQFSRAEVTSIDKIVYLSQYQTQVLFTMQVTPATGGPPKGQVQGIAQVLFQRGQILVCSYVLRTIGGRY
- the asnB gene encoding asparagine synthase (glutamine-hydrolyzing), producing the protein MCGLLAFVAAPAVGVGGADAAAKADSAIARALHLMRHRGPDEPGTWSDPAADGAVVFGFNRLSIIDIAHSHQPLRWGPPEAPDRYILVFNGEIYNYLELRDELATQHGAVFATDGDGEAIVVGYHHWGGGVLERLRGMFAFALWDTVSGELFCARDPFGIKPLFMATGAGGTAVASEKKCLLDLVELVGLDMGIDHRALQHYTVLQYVPEPETLHRGVRRLESGCYARVRPGLKPEITRYFVPRFAATPITTDTEQTRYDEITAVLEDSVAKHMRADVTVGSFLSGGIDSTAIAALAIRHNPRLITFTTGFEREGFSELDVAVASAEAIGARHIAKVVSAEEFVAALPEIVWYLDEPVADPALVPLFFVAREARKHVKVVLSGEGADELFGGYTIYREPLSLKPFEYLPRPLRRSMGKVSKPLPEGMRGKSLLHRGSMTLEERYYGNARSFSDAQLRDVLPGFRPDWTHTDVTAPVYAESTDWDPVARMQHLDLFTWLRGDILVKADKMTMANSLELRVPFLDPEVFAVASRLPLEAKITRTTTKYALRRALEPIVPAHVLHRPKLGFPVPIRHWLRAGELLEWAYGMVASSQASQLVDLIDLAAVRRMLDEHRSGASDHSRRLWTMLIFMLWHAIFVEHSVVPQIVEPQYPVQL
- a CDS encoding glycerate kinase family protein, whose protein sequence is MRVLIAPDCYGDSLSAVEAAAAIATGWTRARPDDRFVIAPQSDGGPGFVEVLSSRLGGLRRLPVSGPLDTVVNAAWVFDAGSATAYLECAQACGLGLLGGPPTPETALAAHSRGVGQLIAAALQAGARRIVVGLGGSACTDGGKAMIAELGGLQAARRKLADVELIAASDTEYPLLGPWGAARVFAPQKGADTATVARLEVRLEAWAMELDAAAGRDVSAEPGAGAAGGIGAGLLALGGRCESGAAIIAEHTHFDDDIADAELIVTGEGRFDEQSLHGKVVGEIAAAARPLGIPVIVLAGQVALDKSATRAAGIMSALSIAEYAGSVRLALADAANQLMGLASQVADRLGNTGPARYR
- a CDS encoding iron-sulfur cluster assembly accessory protein translates to MTVQNESSANTQTHGVILTEAAAAKAKSLLDQEGRDDLALRIAVQPGGCAGLRYNLFFDDRTLDGDLTAEFGGVTLTVDRMSAPYVEGASIDFVDTIEKQGFTIDNPNATGSCACGDSFN